A section of the Caballeronia sp. M1242 genome encodes:
- a CDS encoding PLP-dependent aminotransferase family protein, whose translation MSVPLDQIPAPHDAQQLTLVDQLVQWGRRRIDERVFRPGMRMPSIRKLAIDKGVSRFTVVEAYERLVAHGYLDSRRGSGFYVRDRVTPSAPGALAASQREPVQSTIDVVWLLRNMLHTASPEKGPGLGYLPSRWLDGELITNALRSMSRLAGAQMLGLGTPQGFLPLRQQLQTRLAELEIGASEQQIVLTSGITQAIDLIARIYVKPGDAVIVGDPAWFQMFGRFASQGARLVGMPYTPEGPDLNALETLVATWRPKMLIVNSVLHNPTGTSLTAAQAFRILQLAQEYDFIVVEDDVYGDLCPTGFTATRLASLDQLKRVIFLGSFSKTLAANLRVGYVAASVDVANALADQKMLVGMTSPELNERVVYKVLTEGHYRRHVERLRARLDTVRDKTARMLESTGLRLFTTPEAGMFLWADAGVDSDGLAAAGHEAGFLMTPGSLFSPQQSPTTWMRFNVANCGDPALPALIAGHLEKVARRSV comes from the coding sequence ATGTCCGTTCCGCTCGACCAGATTCCCGCCCCGCACGACGCCCAGCAACTCACGCTCGTCGACCAGCTCGTGCAGTGGGGCCGACGCCGCATCGACGAGCGCGTGTTCCGGCCCGGCATGCGCATGCCGTCCATCCGCAAGCTGGCGATCGACAAGGGCGTCTCGCGTTTCACCGTGGTGGAGGCGTACGAGCGGCTCGTCGCGCACGGCTATCTGGATTCCCGGCGCGGCTCGGGCTTCTATGTGCGCGATCGCGTCACACCGTCTGCGCCGGGCGCGCTTGCCGCGTCGCAACGCGAGCCGGTGCAGAGCACCATCGACGTCGTCTGGCTCTTGCGCAACATGCTGCACACGGCGAGTCCCGAGAAGGGGCCCGGCCTGGGCTACCTGCCTTCGCGCTGGCTCGACGGCGAACTGATCACCAACGCGCTGCGCTCCATGAGCCGTCTCGCCGGCGCGCAAATGCTCGGCCTCGGCACGCCGCAGGGCTTTCTGCCGCTGCGCCAGCAGTTGCAGACGCGCCTCGCGGAACTGGAAATCGGCGCATCCGAGCAGCAGATCGTGCTGACATCGGGCATCACGCAGGCCATCGACCTGATCGCGCGCATCTACGTCAAGCCGGGCGATGCGGTGATCGTCGGCGATCCCGCGTGGTTCCAGATGTTCGGCCGCTTCGCGTCGCAAGGCGCGCGGCTCGTCGGCATGCCGTACACGCCAGAAGGTCCCGATCTGAACGCGCTTGAGACGCTCGTCGCGACGTGGCGGCCGAAGATGCTCATCGTCAATTCGGTGCTGCACAATCCGACCGGCACGTCGCTGACGGCCGCGCAGGCGTTCCGCATTCTTCAGCTCGCGCAGGAATACGACTTCATCGTCGTCGAGGACGATGTCTACGGCGACCTTTGCCCGACGGGCTTCACCGCCACGCGCCTCGCATCGCTCGATCAGTTGAAGCGCGTGATCTTTCTCGGCAGCTTCTCGAAGACGCTCGCCGCGAATCTGCGCGTGGGCTACGTCGCGGCGTCGGTGGACGTGGCCAACGCGCTCGCCGACCAGAAGATGCTCGTCGGCATGACGAGCCCGGAGCTGAACGAACGCGTCGTCTACAAGGTGCTGACCGAGGGCCACTACCGGCGGCACGTCGAGCGGCTGCGCGCGCGGCTCGATACCGTGCGCGACAAGACCGCGCGCATGCTGGAAAGCACCGGCCTGCGGCTCTTCACGACGCCCGAGGCGGGCATGTTCCTGTGGGCGGACGCGGGCGTCGATTCCGATGGTCTGGCGGCGGCGGGTCACGAAGCCGGCTTTCTGATGACGCCCGGCAGCCTCTTCTCGCCGCAGCAATCGCCGACCACATGGATGCGCTTCAACGTCGCCAATTGCGGCGATCCGGCGCTGCCCGCGCTGATCGCGGGCCATCTGGAGAAGGTTGCGCGGCGCTCGGTCTAG
- a CDS encoding Rhs element Vgr protein: MLKPARRSRPLTSGEIALARLVFRDSIDYATVRVHARAYLPFGLQPPHNAMAPNGSLYFPRACHRDDFSACGIGDQMWFIHEMTHVWQFQLGYWVRLRGAIRIGLGYGYVLGPDKRLSDYNMEAQGNLLADYFALKFCDAPGALYEHRYRHAPDALALYETVLADFIDAPLSRRHLPGGR; the protein is encoded by the coding sequence ATGCTCAAGCCCGCCCGCCGCTCCCGCCCGCTCACGTCCGGCGAGATCGCGCTGGCGCGACTCGTCTTTCGCGATTCGATCGACTATGCGACGGTCCGCGTGCATGCGCGGGCGTATCTGCCCTTCGGCTTGCAGCCGCCGCATAACGCAATGGCGCCGAACGGCAGCCTCTATTTCCCGCGCGCGTGCCATCGCGACGACTTCTCGGCGTGCGGGATCGGCGATCAGATGTGGTTCATCCACGAGATGACGCACGTCTGGCAGTTCCAGCTCGGCTATTGGGTGCGCCTGCGCGGCGCGATTCGCATCGGGCTCGGCTACGGATATGTGCTCGGACCGGACAAGCGTCTCTCCGACTACAACATGGAAGCGCAAGGCAATCTGCTCGCCGACTACTTCGCGCTGAAGTTCTGCGACGCGCCCGGCGCGCTCTACGAACACCGCTACCGGCACGCGCCGGATGCGCTCGCGCTTTACGAAACCGTGCTCGCGGATTTCATCGACGCGCCGCTCTCACGACGCCATTTGCCGGGCGGCCGCTAG
- the htpG gene encoding molecular chaperone HtpG — MAQETMSFQAEVKQLLHLMIHSLYSNKEIFLRELISNASDAADKLRFEAIENSALYENDPDLRIRISFDKAARTVTIDDNGIGMSRDEAISHLGTIARSGTKEFFSKLSGDQQKDAALIGQFGVGFYSGFIVADKITVETRRAGLPASQGVRWTSAGEGDFEVEDIERAQRGTTITLHLRADEDDLLSSYRLKSIIQKYSDHVALPILMKKEEWDAEKSEMVVKDEDETVNQASALWTRPKSEITDEQYKQFYQHISHDHDEPLAWTHNRVEGRSEYTQLLYVPKHAPFDLWNREHRGGLKLYVKRVFIMDDAEQLLPAYLRFVKGVVDSADLPLNVSREILQESRDVKAIREGVTKRVLSMLEELATSSAEATEDADKEKYATFWREFGQVLKEGIGEDFSNRERIAKLVRFASTHNDSDVQNVSLADYVARMKPEQTKIYYVTADNWQAAKNSPHLEVFRKKGVEVLLLTDRVDEWMLSFLNEFDGKPLASVARGDLDLGALNDEEKQQQEKVGEEMKPLVEKMKEALQGKAKDVRLTFRLTDSPSCLVADEGDMSGYLQRMLKAAGQKAPQAEPILEVNPDHPLVKALNAENANFADWCHLLFDQALLAEGGMLEDPASFVKRTNALLLAH, encoded by the coding sequence ATGGCGCAAGAAACCATGAGCTTTCAGGCGGAAGTGAAGCAGCTTCTGCACCTGATGATCCATTCGCTGTACAGCAACAAGGAAATCTTCCTGCGTGAGCTGATCTCGAACGCATCGGACGCGGCGGACAAGCTGCGCTTCGAAGCTATCGAAAACAGCGCGCTGTACGAGAACGATCCCGACCTGCGCATCCGCATTTCGTTCGATAAAGCCGCGCGCACCGTCACTATCGACGACAACGGCATCGGCATGAGCCGCGACGAAGCCATATCGCATCTAGGCACCATCGCGCGGTCCGGCACCAAGGAGTTCTTCTCGAAGCTCTCCGGCGATCAGCAGAAGGACGCCGCGCTCATCGGCCAGTTCGGCGTGGGCTTCTATTCGGGCTTCATCGTCGCGGACAAGATCACGGTGGAAACGCGCCGCGCCGGCCTGCCGGCGAGCCAGGGCGTGCGCTGGACGAGCGCGGGCGAGGGCGATTTCGAAGTCGAGGATATCGAGCGCGCCCAACGCGGCACCACCATCACGCTGCATCTGCGTGCCGACGAGGACGATTTGCTGTCGTCGTATCGCCTGAAGTCGATCATCCAGAAGTACTCGGATCACGTCGCGCTGCCCATTCTGATGAAGAAGGAAGAATGGGACGCCGAGAAGAGCGAGATGGTCGTGAAGGACGAGGACGAGACCGTCAATCAGGCGAGTGCCCTCTGGACGCGCCCCAAGAGCGAGATCACCGACGAGCAGTACAAGCAGTTCTATCAGCACATTTCGCACGATCACGACGAACCGCTCGCGTGGACACACAACCGCGTCGAAGGCCGCAGCGAATACACGCAACTGCTGTATGTGCCGAAGCACGCGCCGTTCGATCTGTGGAACCGCGAGCATCGCGGCGGACTGAAGCTCTACGTGAAGCGCGTGTTCATCATGGACGACGCCGAGCAACTGCTGCCCGCGTATCTGCGCTTCGTGAAGGGCGTGGTCGATTCGGCCGATCTGCCGCTCAACGTGTCGCGCGAAATTCTGCAGGAAAGCCGCGACGTGAAGGCCATTCGCGAAGGCGTGACCAAGCGCGTGCTTTCGATGCTCGAAGAACTGGCGACGTCTTCGGCCGAAGCGACCGAAGACGCCGACAAGGAAAAGTACGCGACGTTCTGGCGCGAGTTCGGCCAGGTGCTGAAGGAAGGCATCGGCGAGGATTTCAGCAATCGCGAGCGCATCGCGAAGCTCGTGCGCTTTGCATCGACGCATAACGACAGCGACGTGCAGAACGTGTCGCTCGCCGATTACGTCGCGCGCATGAAGCCCGAGCAGACGAAGATCTACTACGTGACCGCCGACAACTGGCAGGCCGCGAAGAACAGCCCGCACCTCGAAGTTTTCCGCAAGAAGGGCGTCGAGGTGTTGCTGCTGACCGATCGCGTCGACGAATGGATGCTGTCGTTCCTGAATGAATTCGACGGCAAGCCGCTCGCGAGCGTGGCGCGCGGCGACCTCGATCTCGGCGCGCTCAACGACGAAGAGAAGCAGCAGCAGGAGAAGGTCGGCGAGGAAATGAAGCCGCTCGTCGAGAAGATGAAAGAGGCGCTTCAAGGCAAGGCGAAGGACGTGCGCCTCACGTTCCGCCTGACCGATTCGCCGAGCTGTCTCGTCGCGGACGAAGGCGACATGAGCGGCTATCTGCAGCGCATGCTGAAGGCGGCGGGGCAGAAGGCGCCGCAAGCGGAGCCGATTCTCGAGGTGAACCCGGACCATCCGCTCGTGAAAGCGCTGAACGCCGAGAACGCGAATTTCGCGGACTGGTGCCATCTGCTCTTCGATCAGGCGCTTCTGGCCGAAGGCGGGATGCTGGAAGATCCGGCGAGCTTCGTGAAGCGGACGAACGCGTTGTTGTTGGCGCATTAA
- a CDS encoding chorismate lyase, giving the protein MPIPNDPVDAHWRIAPHPVCSDDQKDWLTRGGSLTAHLRTLGAVTVDVTREAVDIPWRDEWRALGGTPRTPVWTREVVLKVDGVPFVAAHSIVALSHSTGVWQSMRRLRTRPLAELLYSDSSVSRSMLASRVLTARHPLYRLAAKQAQASHALVARRSVFLRHGAPLMVTECFLDALWRALASRDAPHGVQREHARAYEHLSSHAKRVVHGEAR; this is encoded by the coding sequence ATGCCGATTCCGAACGATCCCGTCGATGCCCACTGGCGCATCGCGCCGCATCCTGTTTGCAGTGACGATCAGAAAGACTGGCTCACGCGTGGGGGTTCGCTGACCGCCCATCTGCGCACGCTCGGCGCGGTGACGGTCGACGTCACGCGCGAAGCCGTCGATATTCCGTGGCGCGACGAATGGCGCGCGCTCGGCGGGACGCCGCGCACGCCGGTCTGGACGCGCGAAGTCGTGCTGAAGGTCGACGGCGTGCCGTTCGTCGCGGCGCACAGCATCGTCGCGCTGTCGCACAGCACGGGCGTGTGGCAGTCCATGCGACGCCTGCGCACGCGGCCGCTCGCCGAGCTTCTTTACAGCGACAGCAGCGTGTCCCGTTCGATGCTCGCGAGCCGCGTGCTGACGGCGCGGCATCCGCTGTATCGGCTGGCGGCGAAGCAGGCGCAGGCGAGTCACGCGCTCGTTGCGAGGCGGTCCGTGTTCCTGCGCCACGGCGCGCCTCTAATGGTCACCGAATGCTTCCTCGATGCGCTCTGGCGCGCGCTCGCATCGCGCGATGCGCCGCATGGGGTGCAACGGGAACATGCGCGGGCATACGAGCATCTGAGCTCGCATGCGAAGCGCGTCGTCCACGGCGAAGCGCGATGA
- a CDS encoding DNA-deoxyinosine glycosylase, whose translation MKLAGFAPVGDAHTHTLILGSFPGVASLAVTQYYAHPRNQFWRLVGAVIGEPLHELAYEERLARVMKHGIGLWDVLAACEREGSLDSAIRNASPNDFAVFRERFPTLRKVCFNGKTSGKFAPVIAAAGYATLVLPSSSPANAILSFDQKLRIWRDLLSTQ comes from the coding sequence ATGAAGCTCGCGGGCTTTGCGCCGGTCGGCGACGCGCATACGCATACGCTGATTCTCGGCAGCTTTCCGGGCGTCGCGTCGCTCGCGGTGACGCAGTACTACGCGCATCCGCGCAACCAGTTCTGGCGGCTGGTCGGCGCGGTCATCGGCGAACCGTTGCACGAACTCGCTTACGAAGAACGGCTCGCGCGCGTGATGAAGCACGGCATCGGCCTGTGGGACGTGCTCGCCGCATGCGAGCGCGAAGGCAGCCTCGACAGCGCGATCCGCAATGCATCGCCGAACGATTTCGCCGTGTTCCGCGAGCGCTTTCCGACGCTGCGCAAGGTGTGCTTCAACGGCAAAACATCGGGCAAGTTCGCGCCCGTGATCGCAGCGGCGGGCTACGCCACGCTCGTGCTGCCGTCGTCCAGTCCCGCCAATGCTATCCTCTCGTTCGATCAAAAATTGCGCATCTGGCGCGACCTTCTCAGCACACAATGA
- a CDS encoding spermidine synthase → MTTLIKRASAEARAFSRKKNDKHRHDEDDLANAPRIDAPRKPRFAPVTFSEEGGVRYLHFGTEWVQGAMRLRKPDHIELEYAQQMMAWLLFIETPERIVQLGLGAAALTKFCHRYLKRAKVEAVELNPAVVIAARAMFELPYDDARLTVTERDAWEFVNDRANHGSIGALQIDIYDATARGPVLDSVSFYRACRACLTPQAGVVTINLFGDHPSFVRNMRHLNEAFDHRVIALPEVHDGNRVAIAFAGPTLDVPFAALVERAKLIEAELGLPARKWVKGLAESAGLPLNGSFSI, encoded by the coding sequence ATGACGACTCTCATCAAGCGCGCATCGGCCGAAGCGCGTGCGTTCAGCCGCAAGAAAAACGACAAGCATCGACACGACGAAGACGATCTCGCCAACGCGCCGCGCATCGACGCGCCGCGCAAGCCGCGTTTCGCGCCCGTGACGTTCTCGGAAGAGGGCGGCGTGCGCTATCTGCATTTCGGCACCGAATGGGTGCAAGGCGCGATGCGCCTTAGAAAGCCCGATCACATCGAACTGGAATACGCGCAGCAGATGATGGCGTGGCTGCTTTTCATCGAGACGCCCGAGCGCATCGTGCAACTGGGGCTCGGCGCGGCGGCGCTCACGAAGTTCTGTCATCGGTATCTGAAGCGAGCGAAGGTCGAAGCGGTCGAGCTGAATCCGGCGGTCGTGATCGCCGCGCGCGCCATGTTCGAGCTGCCCTACGACGACGCGCGCCTCACCGTGACCGAGCGCGACGCATGGGAGTTCGTCAACGACCGCGCGAACCACGGCAGCATCGGCGCGTTGCAGATCGATATCTACGATGCCACCGCGCGCGGTCCCGTGCTCGACAGCGTGTCTTTCTATCGGGCGTGCCGCGCCTGTCTCACGCCGCAAGCGGGCGTCGTGACGATCAATCTCTTCGGCGATCACCCGAGCTTCGTGCGCAACATGCGCCATCTGAACGAAGCATTCGATCATCGCGTGATCGCGCTGCCCGAAGTGCATGATGGCAATCGCGTGGCCATTGCGTTCGCCGGTCCGACGCTCGACGTGCCGTTCGCCGCGCTCGTCGAACGCGCGAAGCTGATCGAAGCGGAGCTCGGCTTGCCCGCGCGCAAGTGGGTGAAGGGGCTGGCCGAAAGCGCGGGCCTGCCGTTGAACGGCTCTTTCTCCATCTAG
- a CDS encoding DUF3311 domain-containing protein, producing the protein MAQDPGRTGQPRNKHWLWLLILPWIGVVWVPFYNKIEPVLWGFPFFYWYQLLWVLVSAVITAVVYKKTKALSSGRAGQGQGGAR; encoded by the coding sequence ATGGCTCAAGATCCGGGCCGCACTGGACAACCGCGTAATAAGCATTGGCTCTGGCTTCTGATCCTTCCGTGGATCGGCGTGGTGTGGGTGCCGTTTTACAACAAGATCGAGCCCGTGCTGTGGGGCTTCCCGTTCTTCTACTGGTATCAGCTTCTCTGGGTGCTGGTGAGCGCGGTCATCACGGCCGTCGTCTACAAGAAAACCAAGGCGCTGTCGTCCGGCCGCGCGGGGCAAGGCCAAGGAGGCGCGCGATGA
- the mctP gene encoding monocarboxylate uptake permease MctP yields MNVTATFVFVLFFVGVTILGFIAAHWRKADLGQLDEWGLGGRRFGTIVTWFLLGGDLYTAYTFVAVPALVFGAGATGFFALPYTILIYPFAFVVFPKLWSIAKRHGYVTAADFVHARYNSRMLALAIALTGIVATMPYIALQLVGIEVVIGALGFSTQGFVGDLPLIIAFAILAAYTYTSGLRAPAMIAVVKDVLIYITIIAAMIVIPAQLGGFGHIFGTVPPAKLLLKAPDAASLNGYSAYATLAVGSALALFLYPHSVTAILSSNSGNTIRRNMALLPAYSLVLGLLALLGYMALASGVKDMPEYASYFKAYGANFAVPALFLHYFPSWFVGVAFAAIGIGALVPAAIMSIAAANLYTRNVHREFLNRSMTPEQETNVAKLVSLIVKVGAVVFILALPLTYAIQLQLLGGIWIIQTLPALVLGLYTRVLDHRGLLIGWAVGIAVGTWMAVSLQLKGSIFTVHMFGYAVPGYAAVWALIVNLIVSVGVSALVRAIGLKRSDDRTRPEDYLDVVES; encoded by the coding sequence ATGAACGTCACCGCAACTTTCGTATTCGTTCTGTTCTTCGTCGGGGTGACGATTCTCGGCTTCATCGCGGCGCACTGGCGCAAGGCGGACCTCGGCCAGCTCGACGAATGGGGTCTCGGCGGCCGGCGCTTCGGCACCATCGTGACGTGGTTCCTGCTCGGCGGCGATCTCTATACGGCATACACCTTCGTCGCGGTGCCGGCGCTCGTGTTCGGCGCGGGCGCGACGGGCTTCTTCGCGCTGCCGTACACCATCCTGATCTATCCGTTCGCGTTCGTCGTGTTCCCGAAGCTCTGGAGCATCGCGAAGCGCCACGGCTATGTGACCGCCGCCGACTTCGTGCACGCGCGCTACAACAGCCGCATGCTCGCGCTCGCCATCGCGCTGACGGGCATCGTCGCGACCATGCCGTATATCGCGCTGCAACTCGTCGGCATCGAAGTGGTGATCGGCGCGCTCGGTTTCAGCACGCAGGGCTTCGTGGGCGACCTGCCGCTCATCATCGCGTTCGCGATTCTCGCGGCCTACACGTACACGTCCGGCCTGCGCGCGCCCGCGATGATCGCCGTCGTCAAGGACGTGCTGATCTACATCACCATCATCGCCGCGATGATCGTGATTCCCGCGCAACTCGGCGGCTTCGGGCATATCTTCGGTACCGTGCCGCCCGCGAAGCTGCTGCTGAAAGCGCCCGACGCCGCGAGTCTGAACGGCTACAGCGCCTACGCGACGCTCGCGGTCGGCTCGGCGCTCGCACTCTTCCTGTATCCGCATTCGGTGACGGCGATCCTCTCGTCGAACTCGGGCAACACCATCCGCCGCAACATGGCGCTCTTGCCCGCGTATTCGCTGGTGCTCGGGCTGTTGGCGCTACTCGGCTACATGGCGCTCGCCTCGGGCGTGAAGGACATGCCGGAGTACGCGTCGTACTTCAAGGCCTACGGCGCGAACTTCGCGGTGCCGGCGCTCTTTTTGCACTATTTCCCGTCGTGGTTCGTGGGCGTGGCGTTCGCGGCCATCGGCATAGGCGCGCTGGTGCCGGCCGCGATCATGTCGATCGCAGCGGCCAATCTCTACACGCGCAACGTGCATCGCGAGTTCCTCAATCGCTCGATGACGCCGGAGCAGGAAACCAACGTCGCCAAGCTGGTGTCGCTGATCGTGAAGGTCGGCGCGGTCGTGTTCATTCTGGCGCTGCCGCTCACCTACGCGATTCAGCTGCAATTGCTCGGCGGCATCTGGATCATTCAGACGCTGCCCGCGCTCGTGCTGGGTCTCTATACGCGGGTGCTCGATCATCGCGGTCTGTTGATCGGCTGGGCGGTGGGCATTGCCGTCGGCACGTGGATGGCCGTGTCGCTGCAGTTGAAGGGCTCGATCTTCACGGTGCACATGTTCGGTTACGCCGTGCCGGGCTACGCGGCGGTGTGGGCGCTGATCGTCAATCTGATCGTGTCGGTGGGCGTGAGCGCTCTGGTGCGCGCCATCGGCCTGAAGCGCTCGGATGACCGCACGCGGCCCGAGGATTATCTGGACGTCGTGGAAAGCTGA
- a CDS encoding FUSC family protein, whose product MFSSTSASARRSRAMRLMHGLASPFFRYRHAKMIHAVRVALGMATSFLVTTGINIPHGSWASVSLLVVVGGLQHYGNIRKKAAERALGTALGAAIGLALILVETLFGSLTLFFILMSAIAGACAYYAIGKAGYVALLTAITMVIVAGHGDSPFDVGLWRTANVLIGIAIALAFSFVLPQYATYSWRYRLADNLRESARLYGALLDGTPLLAEETARRFFAMSQRLVQSRALMESVAKETRVPVARLEEIQRLHRSILAALEMLVTSMPDTPRATCGFALDCSPREQQVRQKLLKMARALRFGRVGLLYMRADANANADSSAKAEEGDGSTQGMHWLAMRFAEQVDRLRLRLSEIERQWNIEGARPLPG is encoded by the coding sequence ATGTTTTCATCGACATCGGCGTCAGCGCGCAGAAGCCGCGCGATGCGGCTCATGCACGGCCTGGCGTCGCCATTCTTCCGCTATCGGCACGCGAAGATGATCCACGCGGTGCGCGTCGCGCTCGGCATGGCGACGTCGTTTCTCGTCACCACGGGCATCAATATTCCGCACGGCAGTTGGGCCTCGGTCTCGCTGCTCGTCGTGGTCGGCGGGTTGCAGCACTACGGCAATATCCGCAAGAAGGCGGCGGAACGCGCGCTCGGCACGGCGCTCGGCGCGGCCATCGGACTCGCGCTGATTCTGGTCGAGACGCTCTTCGGCTCGCTCACGCTGTTCTTCATTCTGATGTCCGCCATCGCCGGGGCGTGCGCGTATTACGCCATCGGCAAGGCGGGCTATGTCGCGCTGCTGACGGCGATCACCATGGTCATCGTCGCGGGCCACGGCGATTCGCCGTTCGATGTGGGCCTGTGGCGAACGGCGAACGTGCTGATCGGCATTGCGATTGCGCTCGCGTTCTCGTTCGTGCTGCCGCAGTACGCGACGTACTCGTGGCGTTATCGCCTCGCCGACAATCTGCGCGAAAGCGCGCGTCTCTACGGCGCGTTGCTCGACGGCACGCCGTTGCTCGCGGAAGAAACCGCGCGCCGCTTCTTCGCGATGAGTCAGCGTCTCGTGCAGTCCCGCGCGCTCATGGAATCCGTCGCGAAGGAAACGCGCGTGCCGGTCGCGCGGCTCGAAGAGATCCAGCGGCTGCATCGCTCGATTCTCGCCGCGCTGGAGATGCTCGTGACGTCGATGCCGGACACGCCGCGCGCGACGTGCGGTTTTGCACTCGACTGCTCGCCGCGCGAGCAGCAGGTGCGGCAGAAGCTGCTGAAGATGGCGCGCGCGCTGCGTTTCGGCCGCGTCGGTTTGCTGTACATGCGTGCCGACGCGAACGCTAACGCGGACTCGAGCGCGAAAGCCGAGGAGGGCGATGGATCGACGCAGGGCATGCACTGGCTCGCGATGCGTTTCGCGGAGCAGGTGGATCGCTTGCGGCTGCGTCTGAGTGAGATTGAGCGTCAGTGGAATATCGAAGGCGCGCGGCCGCTTCCCGGCTGA
- a CDS encoding VOC family protein, whose product MQLDTYLFFHGDCADALALYQSAFGAEIQTLIRFRDTPDAANVPAEWHDKVMHALFSVGGTAIMVSDGQFGQPHREYQGFTLSIGAENAEAGERTFNALSEGGTVLTPWQSTFFTAGFGMLKDRFGVPWLINVVNAVEMADAPQPSQDATAQP is encoded by the coding sequence ATGCAACTGGATACGTATCTTTTCTTCCACGGAGATTGCGCGGACGCCCTCGCGCTGTATCAATCCGCGTTCGGCGCGGAAATTCAGACGCTCATTCGTTTCCGCGACACGCCCGACGCGGCGAACGTGCCGGCGGAGTGGCACGATAAGGTCATGCACGCGCTGTTCAGCGTCGGGGGCACGGCAATCATGGTGTCGGACGGCCAGTTCGGCCAGCCGCACCGCGAATATCAAGGTTTCACGCTATCGATCGGCGCCGAAAACGCCGAAGCAGGCGAGCGCACGTTCAACGCATTGAGCGAAGGTGGCACCGTCCTGACGCCGTGGCAGTCCACATTCTTCACGGCGGGCTTCGGCATGCTGAAAGACCGCTTCGGCGTGCCATGGCTCATCAACGTCGTGAACGCCGTCGAAATGGCCGACGCGCCGCAGCCGTCGCAGGACGCCACGGCGCAGCCCTGA
- the tal gene encoding transaldolase has translation MTSALDQLKQYTTVVADTGDFQQFVQFKPQDATTNPSLILKAVQKDDYKPLLEKTVKEHAGKPMGQIIDHLLIAFGTEILKIVPGRVSTEVDARLSFDTKGSIDKGLEIIKLYEAAGINRERVLIKLASTWEGIRAAEVLQKEGIRCNMTLLFSLAQAAACAEAGAQLISPFVGRIYDWYKKSAGAEWDEVKNGGANDPGVQSVRRIYSYYKKFGYKTEVMGASFRTVSQITELAGCDLLTISPDLLKKLADSDEKVERKLSPDAADNTDLEKISVDEPSFRFAVNEDAMATEKLAEGIRAFAADAIKLEKLITALQ, from the coding sequence ATGACATCCGCTCTCGACCAGCTCAAGCAATACACCACCGTCGTCGCCGATACGGGCGACTTCCAGCAATTCGTTCAGTTCAAGCCGCAGGACGCGACCACGAATCCGTCGCTGATCCTGAAGGCCGTCCAGAAGGACGACTACAAGCCGCTGCTCGAGAAGACCGTCAAGGAGCACGCCGGCAAGCCGATGGGCCAGATCATCGACCATCTGCTGATCGCGTTCGGCACCGAGATTCTGAAGATCGTGCCGGGCCGCGTGTCCACCGAAGTCGACGCGCGCCTTTCGTTCGACACGAAGGGATCCATCGACAAGGGCCTCGAAATCATCAAGCTGTACGAAGCCGCGGGCATCAACCGCGAGCGCGTGCTGATCAAGCTCGCGTCGACGTGGGAAGGCATCCGCGCGGCCGAAGTGCTGCAGAAGGAAGGCATCCGCTGCAACATGACGCTGCTCTTCTCGCTCGCGCAGGCCGCGGCGTGCGCCGAAGCGGGCGCGCAGCTCATTTCGCCGTTCGTCGGCCGCATCTACGACTGGTACAAGAAGTCGGCCGGCGCGGAATGGGACGAAGTGAAGAACGGCGGCGCGAACGATCCCGGCGTGCAGTCGGTGCGCCGCATCTACTCGTACTACAAGAAGTTCGGCTACAAGACCGAGGTCATGGGCGCGAGCTTCCGCACCGTGAGCCAGATCACCGAACTGGCCGGCTGCGATCTGCTCACCATCAGCCCTGACCTGCTGAAGAAGCTGGCCGACAGCGACGAGAAGGTCGAACGCAAGCTGTCGCCGGACGCGGCCGACAACACGGATCTGGAGAAGATCAGCGTCGACGAGCCGTCGTTCCGCTTCGCCGTGAACGAAGACGCCATGGCGACCGAAAAGCTCGCCGAAGGCATCCGCGCGTTCGCGGCGGACGCCATCAAGCTCGAGAAGTTGATCACGGCGCTGCAATAA
- a CDS encoding energy transducer TonB: MALLDKLLARTAPPGPTKRKTIVRVLLDDAGHVQDVVLKMSCGDTAKDAHALEEVRKMRFARGQLGSGTVRRWHELAYAVD; encoded by the coding sequence ATGGCTTTGCTCGACAAACTGCTGGCGCGCACCGCGCCGCCCGGCCCCACGAAACGCAAGACGATCGTCCGCGTGCTGCTCGACGACGCCGGCCACGTTCAGGACGTCGTCCTGAAAATGAGCTGCGGCGACACCGCAAAAGACGCGCACGCGCTCGAAGAAGTGCGCAAGATGCGCTTCGCCCGGGGGCAGCTCGGCTCCGGCACCGTGCGGCGCTGGCACGAACTCGCGTACGCCGTCGACTGA